The Pseudomonas azotoformans genome has a segment encoding these proteins:
- a CDS encoding YqcC family protein, with product MDARFPAIAEQLLLIERELRVQGWWDDVSPSAEALGSVEPFSVDTLDFHQWLQWIFLVRMKQILEQDLPLPNASGILEMAEMVYADRPQESLGLRNALKKFDQLIVDAR from the coding sequence ATGGATGCACGCTTTCCCGCCATCGCCGAACAGTTGTTGCTCATAGAGCGAGAGTTGCGCGTGCAGGGCTGGTGGGACGATGTGTCCCCCAGCGCCGAGGCGCTCGGCAGTGTCGAGCCGTTTTCCGTGGATACCCTGGATTTCCACCAGTGGTTGCAGTGGATCTTCCTGGTGCGCATGAAGCAGATCCTCGAACAGGACCTGCCGCTGCCCAATGCCTCGGGTATTCTGGAAATGGCCGAGATGGTCTATGCCGACCGCCCGCAAGAGAGCCTTGGCTTGCGTAATGCGCTGAAAAAGTTCGACCAATTGATCGTCGACGCTCGTTAA
- a CDS encoding tetratricopeptide repeat protein produces MNKWLFPAITALALLGGCSSVQRGSIPVVDSSTAVSNNDRISANGGFRQTVTNRPAQAKPQAVPQDSGVVVMVPGGGAATSAPISAEPWTPGPSTSGPIDTTPIQAAPINQGSYNMPSTPSGIPSSSNGSGLSADEQLDGPVLALLTTAQQQQAGGDLNGASSSLERAQRVAPREPQVLYRLAQVRMAQGDAPQAEQFARRGLSLANGRPDLQASLWALIGDARAAQGDAAGAAQARQKAKVSL; encoded by the coding sequence GTGAACAAGTGGTTGTTTCCAGCTATTACAGCTCTGGCTTTGCTCGGCGGTTGCTCCAGCGTGCAGCGCGGCTCCATTCCCGTGGTGGACTCGAGCACGGCCGTCTCCAATAACGATCGGATTTCGGCGAATGGCGGTTTCCGCCAGACCGTGACCAATCGTCCTGCCCAAGCCAAACCACAGGCGGTGCCGCAGGATTCGGGTGTGGTAGTGATGGTGCCAGGCGGTGGCGCAGCGACATCGGCACCGATCAGTGCCGAGCCATGGACCCCAGGGCCAAGCACTTCCGGCCCGATCGATACCACGCCGATCCAGGCGGCCCCGATCAACCAGGGCAGCTACAACATGCCATCGACGCCGAGTGGCATTCCATCCTCGTCCAACGGCAGTGGCCTGTCGGCTGATGAGCAACTGGATGGCCCGGTGCTGGCGTTGTTGACCACTGCCCAGCAACAGCAGGCGGGCGGTGATTTGAACGGTGCGTCGTCGAGTCTTGAGCGTGCCCAACGCGTTGCGCCGCGTGAGCCGCAAGTGCTATATCGCCTGGCCCAGGTACGCATGGCCCAGGGTGATGCACCGCAGGCCGAGCAGTTCGCCCGTCGCGGCTTGTCGCTCGCCAACGGCCGTCCCGACCTGCAAGCCAGCCTGTGGGCGTTGATTGGCGACGCGCGTGCCGCGCAAGGCGATGCCGCCGGTGCTGCCCAGGCGCGTCAAAAAGCCAAGGTCAGCCTCTGA